One window of Quercus robur chromosome 5, dhQueRobu3.1, whole genome shotgun sequence genomic DNA carries:
- the LOC126726898 gene encoding protein PYRICULARIA ORYZAE RESISTANCE 21-like isoform X1, with amino-acid sequence MVEEKKTTFMRIEVDLQCHRCRKKIKKVLCKIPQIQDQAYFEKENYVVIKVVCCSPEKVKQKIICKGGDTIKSIEIIEIERNTNPPGKGKKPKRVRFDDELERPLEKEKPPQEQKPPEKQKPPEMVKKPPQKKDPEPVSRLPLVPVGVPVPPGGFGTCCTECYEGRGGGPCLYGHGTRPWPPLTPKPRAEPVPLLVPIPVPAYPVRFGTCCTECYEGRDGGPCHYGHGRPPPCYDGYYYGRPIYDSYGGGYRSCYTYVSRCEETSSGCTIM; translated from the exons ATGGTGGAGGAAAAG AAAACAACATTTATGCGGATCGAGGTCGACCTTCAATGCCATCGCTGCCGCAAGAAGATAAAGAAAGTGCTCTGTAAAATCCCCC AAATACAAGACCAGGCATACTTCGAGAAGGAAAACTATGTGGTAATAAAAGTGGTATGTTGCAGTCCTGAAAAGGTAAAGCAAAAGATAATTTGCAAAGGTGGTGATACCATTAAGAGCATTGAGATCATAGAGATTGAGAGGAACACCAACCCACCTGGGAAAGGGAAGAAGCCGAAACGCGTGAGATTCGATGACGAGCTGGAGAGGCCACTAGAAAAAGAGAAGCCGCCTCAGGAGCAGAAACCGCCTGAGAAGCAGAAGCCACCTGAGATGGTGAAGAAGCCACCGCAAAAGAAAGACCCTGAACCGGTTTCAAGGCTTCCTCTTGTACCGGTTGGTGTGCCTGTACCGCCGGGTGGATTTGGGACTTGTTGTACGGAATGTTATGAGGGTCGTGGTGGGGGGCCATGCCTGTATGGTCATGGTACTAGGCCATGGCCACCATTAACACCAAAGCCTCGTGCTGAACCGGTTCCACTGCTGGTTCCTATACCTGTGCCGGCTTATCCGGTTAGGTTTGGGACGTGTTGTACGGAGTGCTATGAGGGTCGTGATGGGGGGCCATGCCATTATGGTCATGGTAGGCCACCCCCATGTTATGATGGCTACTACTATGGAAGGCCCATTTATGATAGTTATGGTGGCGGGTATAGGAGTTGTTATACTTATGTGAGTCGATGTGAAGAAACTTCCTCTGGATGCACCATCATGTAA
- the LOC126726898 gene encoding protein PYRICULARIA ORYZAE RESISTANCE 21-like isoform X2, which translates to MRIEVDLQCHRCRKKIKKVLCKIPQIQDQAYFEKENYVVIKVVCCSPEKVKQKIICKGGDTIKSIEIIEIERNTNPPGKGKKPKRVRFDDELERPLEKEKPPQEQKPPEKQKPPEMVKKPPQKKDPEPVSRLPLVPVGVPVPPGGFGTCCTECYEGRGGGPCLYGHGTRPWPPLTPKPRAEPVPLLVPIPVPAYPVRFGTCCTECYEGRDGGPCHYGHGRPPPCYDGYYYGRPIYDSYGGGYRSCYTYVSRCEETSSGCTIM; encoded by the exons ATGCGGATCGAGGTCGACCTTCAATGCCATCGCTGCCGCAAGAAGATAAAGAAAGTGCTCTGTAAAATCCCCC AAATACAAGACCAGGCATACTTCGAGAAGGAAAACTATGTGGTAATAAAAGTGGTATGTTGCAGTCCTGAAAAGGTAAAGCAAAAGATAATTTGCAAAGGTGGTGATACCATTAAGAGCATTGAGATCATAGAGATTGAGAGGAACACCAACCCACCTGGGAAAGGGAAGAAGCCGAAACGCGTGAGATTCGATGACGAGCTGGAGAGGCCACTAGAAAAAGAGAAGCCGCCTCAGGAGCAGAAACCGCCTGAGAAGCAGAAGCCACCTGAGATGGTGAAGAAGCCACCGCAAAAGAAAGACCCTGAACCGGTTTCAAGGCTTCCTCTTGTACCGGTTGGTGTGCCTGTACCGCCGGGTGGATTTGGGACTTGTTGTACGGAATGTTATGAGGGTCGTGGTGGGGGGCCATGCCTGTATGGTCATGGTACTAGGCCATGGCCACCATTAACACCAAAGCCTCGTGCTGAACCGGTTCCACTGCTGGTTCCTATACCTGTGCCGGCTTATCCGGTTAGGTTTGGGACGTGTTGTACGGAGTGCTATGAGGGTCGTGATGGGGGGCCATGCCATTATGGTCATGGTAGGCCACCCCCATGTTATGATGGCTACTACTATGGAAGGCCCATTTATGATAGTTATGGTGGCGGGTATAGGAGTTGTTATACTTATGTGAGTCGATGTGAAGAAACTTCCTCTGGATGCACCATCATGTAA